A single genomic interval of Selenobaculum gibii harbors:
- the rfaD gene encoding ADP-glyceromanno-heptose 6-epimerase: MIIVTGGAGFIGSNIVKTLNEEGYEEILIVDDLGTGEKFKNLIGLKYFDYRHKDDFLRDIEEGLYDGANIDAVFHEGACSDTMEYDCNFMMETNYEYSKTLLHFCLDRRIPFLYASSASTYGSGKNGFIEGDQCEDALNIYAFSKLAFDRYVRQMLPEAKSQVVGLKYFNVYGPQEHHKGKMASIVYQLYNQMKSNGYVKLFKGIDGYADGEQLRDFVYVKDLVKVNLWFWKNNAPSGIYNCGTGKAHTFKAVAETIIAHFNKGRIEYIDFPEVLKGKYQNYTQADLAKLEAAGYDGGFYSLEDAVREYCEFLDAGGYFTR; this comes from the coding sequence ATGATTATAGTAACTGGTGGTGCCGGATTTATTGGCAGCAATATTGTTAAGACGTTAAATGAAGAAGGATATGAAGAAATCCTTATTGTAGATGATTTAGGAACGGGAGAAAAATTTAAAAATCTTATTGGGTTAAAATACTTTGATTATCGCCATAAAGATGATTTTTTGCGTGACATTGAAGAGGGGCTTTATGACGGTGCAAATATTGATGCAGTCTTTCATGAAGGTGCTTGCTCTGATACGATGGAATATGATTGTAACTTTATGATGGAAACTAATTACGAGTATTCAAAAACATTGTTACATTTTTGCTTGGACCGTAGAATTCCATTTTTGTATGCCTCTTCTGCATCGACATACGGAAGCGGAAAAAATGGATTTATTGAAGGCGATCAATGCGAAGATGCGTTAAATATTTATGCCTTTTCAAAATTAGCGTTTGATCGCTATGTTCGTCAAATGCTTCCAGAAGCAAAGAGCCAAGTTGTGGGATTAAAGTACTTTAATGTCTATGGACCACAAGAACATCATAAAGGGAAAATGGCATCTATTGTTTATCAATTGTATAATCAAATGAAATCAAATGGTTATGTGAAATTGTTTAAAGGAATAGATGGTTATGCTGATGGAGAGCAACTTCGTGATTTTGTTTATGTGAAAGACTTAGTAAAGGTAAATCTTTGGTTTTGGAAGAATAACGCGCCGAGTGGAATTTATAATTGTGGAACAGGAAAGGCTCATACTTTTAAAGCTGTAGCAGAAACAATTATTGCGCATTTTAATAAAGGAAGAATTGAATATATTGATTTTCCAGAGGTTTTAAAAGGAAAATATCAAAACTATACGCAAGCTGATTTAGCGAAACTTGAAGCGGCAGGATATGACGGTGGTTTTTATTCATTAGAAGATGCTGTAAGAGAATATTGCGAGTTTCTTGATGCGGGCGGTTACTTTACGCGATGA
- a CDS encoding D-glycero-alpha-D-manno-heptose-1,7-bisphosphate 7-phosphatase, with protein sequence MKKRAVFFDRDGVLNQDIGYLYKKADFVWMPNAIEAIRYINQKQIYVFVITNQSGIARGYYEEEDVKQLHQWMNEELAKYDAHIDDFFYCPHYENGNVEKYAISCNCRKPKTGLIEQAFSKYEDVDRQNSIMIGDKLSDVECAETAGLRGIHYKGENLLNLVQCELRNRNS encoded by the coding sequence ATGAAAAAACGAGCCGTTTTTTTTGACCGTGATGGTGTCCTGAACCAAGATATTGGTTATTTGTATAAAAAAGCAGACTTTGTTTGGATGCCAAATGCGATTGAAGCAATTCGCTACATAAATCAAAAGCAGATTTATGTTTTTGTCATTACCAATCAAAGCGGTATAGCGCGAGGCTACTATGAAGAAGAGGATGTAAAGCAACTTCATCAGTGGATGAATGAAGAGCTAGCGAAATATGATGCACATATTGATGATTTCTTTTACTGTCCGCATTATGAAAACGGCAATGTTGAAAAATATGCGATATCATGCAATTGTCGTAAGCCTAAAACAGGATTAATTGAACAAGCTTTTAGCAAATATGAGGATGTTGATAGGCAAAATAGTATAATGATTGGTGACAAGTTATCTGATGTAGAATGTGCTGAAACTGCAGGATTAAGAGGAATCCACTATAAGGGGGAAAATTTGCTAAATTTGGTGCAATGCGAATTGAGAAA
- a CDS encoding LTA synthase family protein: protein MKWTNFFNQLQQDLKVFFSIWLLLCLFRIGFILCMNRYISPSSDWTDFVLNFYYGMKMSLKSAGVALLFTFLFSTLPQLVLNRTNFQYIRYFIGNVFIILICILFMARFAFYEEFHVGFNQFVFNAVNDDMQALFMTIIDQYQLVWRLAGAILFSGIFIWLFKRILALPVYQWTGSSVKWREYGKRIGVVTTFILFALFIRFGGSFSYASSLHWENCAKTKDDFLNEMILDDIQAMYRGYSINERITHGIMTGVEKDKIKVFAAQMNQGDTAGEKLEDCLLHKANGAVIERPNKIFIIVGESYAQWPLLEKYKELNLYPNLRKLMLQENADSVSTFLPNGAFTPMAVNALISGLSDVNIYPNQQAESYKSVYASGLAPQMKKLGYKTEFWYAGFSSWERIKDFALAQGFDSFYSCSDYPYEKGNVWGADDRFMFQAVTKKIQAENEPMVSVILTVSNHAPYSVDLVSEGFPKEAVRSLLPEECRQNEDLLNRLGHLWYTDKMIGEFIEKTERQYPDSLFIITGDHADRTNIEDKPSLYERYTIPFVIYGKGVHKGLLGENIAGSHVNIIPTLIELIAPKDFAYYAVSDSLTEDAPVGFNHNLWITSKAIGKIEDDTVEILQNANVNIENEHEKAMDEMHRMRTISWWRTMKGNDLN from the coding sequence ATGAAGTGGACGAATTTTTTTAATCAATTACAACAAGATTTAAAAGTATTTTTTAGTATTTGGCTGTTGCTTTGTTTATTTCGTATCGGATTTATCTTATGTATGAATCGCTATATTAGTCCTAGTTCAGATTGGACGGATTTTGTTTTAAATTTTTACTATGGAATGAAAATGAGTTTAAAAAGTGCGGGGGTAGCTTTATTATTTACATTTTTATTTTCAACACTGCCACAACTTGTACTAAACAGAACAAATTTTCAATATATCCGCTATTTTATAGGAAATGTGTTTATCATACTTATCTGCATATTATTTATGGCAAGATTTGCTTTCTATGAAGAATTCCATGTTGGTTTTAATCAATTTGTTTTTAACGCAGTGAATGATGATATGCAGGCATTGTTTATGACGATAATTGATCAGTATCAGTTGGTATGGCGCTTGGCAGGTGCTATATTATTCTCGGGGATTTTTATTTGGCTGTTCAAACGTATTTTAGCTTTACCTGTTTATCAATGGACAGGTAGTAGCGTAAAATGGCGAGAATATGGAAAACGTATTGGAGTTGTTACCACATTTATATTATTTGCATTATTTATTCGCTTCGGGGGAAGCTTTAGTTACGCATCGTCGCTTCATTGGGAAAATTGTGCGAAAACAAAAGATGATTTTCTGAATGAAATGATTCTTGATGATATCCAAGCGATGTATCGTGGTTATAGTATCAATGAGCGAATTACCCATGGCATTATGACAGGCGTAGAAAAAGATAAGATAAAGGTATTTGCCGCACAAATGAATCAAGGGGATACCGCCGGGGAAAAACTAGAGGATTGTTTATTACATAAAGCAAATGGTGCTGTGATTGAAAGGCCAAATAAAATTTTTATTATCGTCGGTGAAAGCTATGCGCAATGGCCTCTATTGGAAAAGTATAAAGAGTTAAATTTATACCCCAACTTACGCAAGTTAATGCTGCAAGAGAATGCAGATAGTGTCTCGACCTTCTTACCAAATGGGGCCTTCACACCTATGGCTGTAAATGCGCTTATTAGTGGATTGTCTGATGTAAACATTTATCCCAATCAGCAGGCTGAATCCTATAAATCTGTTTATGCATCAGGTTTAGCTCCACAAATGAAAAAACTAGGCTATAAAACAGAGTTTTGGTATGCTGGATTTAGTTCATGGGAACGTATTAAGGATTTTGCACTAGCGCAGGGTTTTGATTCATTTTATAGCTGTTCTGACTACCCTTATGAAAAAGGCAATGTTTGGGGAGCTGATGATCGGTTTATGTTTCAAGCGGTGACTAAAAAAATTCAAGCTGAAAATGAGCCTATGGTATCTGTGATTTTAACTGTTTCAAACCATGCTCCTTATAGTGTAGATTTAGTAAGTGAGGGATTTCCAAAAGAAGCGGTTCGTTCGTTGTTACCGGAAGAGTGCCGCCAAAATGAAGATTTATTGAATAGATTAGGACATCTTTGGTATACGGATAAAATGATTGGTGAATTTATTGAAAAAACTGAACGTCAATATCCTGACAGTCTATTTATTATTACTGGAGATCATGCAGACCGAACGAATATTGAGGATAAGCCTAGTTTATATGAACGCTATACTATACCTTTTGTCATATATGGAAAAGGTGTACATAAAGGTTTATTAGGAGAAAATATTGCAGGAAGTCATGTGAATATTATTCCGACACTAATTGAATTAATTGCACCAAAAGATTTTGCTTACTACGCGGTTTCGGATAGTTTAACAGAAGATGCACCAGTAGGATTTAACCATAATCTTTGGATTACATCTAAAGCAATCGGGAAGATTGAGGATGATACTGTAGAAATATTACAAAATGCCAATGTTAATATAGAGAACGAACATGAAAAAGCAATGGATGAAATGCATCGAATGAGAACGATTTCCTGGTGGAGAACGATGAAGGGAAATGATTTAAATTAA
- a CDS encoding polysaccharide deacetylase family protein has protein sequence MSYLLLFLIFCFIVWLYLRFSTRIPILMYHRIADIPGDRNSLPVEKFIEQLEYLYHNGYQTVTMNDVYMHYTKQKKLPTKSVLLTFDDGYKDNYITALPLLKKYKMSAVVFPISNWIGRENQWEDFHKAATLTMTLDELKSWQKNGMEIASHTVNHPFLSTCKGSQLQAELLESKNYLSKELNTSIDFLCYPYGNFNKETMLIAKNVGYKAAFAIFDQVPLWNINLFALPRIQISSRQSLNEFKLKVSKIHTIFIVMRQLERWIKNLRQK, from the coding sequence TTGTCCTATCTTTTATTATTTCTCATCTTTTGCTTCATAGTATGGCTATACTTACGTTTTTCTACACGTATTCCTATATTAATGTACCATCGTATTGCTGACATTCCCGGGGATAGAAATTCTTTACCTGTTGAAAAATTTATTGAACAACTTGAATATCTATATCACAACGGCTACCAAACTGTCACAATGAACGATGTTTATATGCATTATACTAAACAAAAAAAGCTCCCCACAAAATCCGTCTTATTAACTTTTGATGATGGCTATAAGGATAATTATATAACAGCTTTGCCCCTACTAAAAAAATATAAAATGAGCGCTGTCGTTTTCCCTATTTCTAATTGGATTGGGCGAGAAAACCAATGGGAAGACTTTCATAAAGCTGCAACGCTAACCATGACTCTAGACGAATTAAAATCATGGCAAAAAAATGGTATGGAAATTGCTTCGCATACAGTAAACCATCCTTTTCTATCTACCTGTAAAGGAAGTCAATTACAAGCAGAGCTTCTAGAAAGTAAAAACTATCTTAGTAAAGAGTTAAACACATCTATTGATTTTCTTTGCTATCCCTATGGAAATTTTAATAAAGAAACTATGCTGATAGCCAAAAATGTTGGTTATAAAGCAGCATTTGCAATTTTTGATCAAGTTCCACTTTGGAACATTAATCTTTTTGCATTACCACGAATTCAAATTTCCTCTCGTCAATCACTAAATGAATTTAAGTTAAAAGTAAGTAAAATCCATACAATTTTTATCGTTATGCGCCAACTAGAGCGTTGGATAAAAAATTTAAGACAGAAATAA